The Lentzea guizhouensis genome contains a region encoding:
- a CDS encoding TetR/AcrR family transcriptional regulator has product MARDKEATKAKLLEAALTEFAAHGIAGARVDRIAAKAGCNKAMIYAYFGSKEDLFDEVLKIQITRVVEAVPITPEDLPGYAGRLFETYERQPELLSLAGYHRLENGFEAISKAEADAHVEKVAAIAAAQERGELPREFTAEELLNLTVHMSILAFSTPVASRELVVCAVKKLIAP; this is encoded by the coding sequence GTGGCGAGGGACAAGGAAGCAACCAAGGCGAAACTGCTGGAAGCGGCGCTGACCGAGTTCGCGGCGCACGGCATCGCGGGCGCGCGCGTCGACCGCATCGCCGCCAAGGCCGGCTGCAACAAGGCGATGATCTACGCGTACTTCGGGTCGAAGGAGGACCTGTTCGACGAGGTCCTGAAGATCCAGATCACGCGGGTGGTCGAGGCGGTGCCGATCACGCCGGAGGACCTGCCGGGGTACGCGGGGCGGTTGTTCGAGACGTACGAACGGCAGCCGGAACTGCTGAGCCTGGCGGGGTACCACCGGTTGGAGAACGGGTTCGAGGCGATCTCGAAGGCGGAGGCCGACGCGCACGTCGAGAAGGTGGCGGCGATCGCCGCCGCGCAGGAACGCGGCGAGCTACCGCGCGAGTTCACGGCCGAGGAGTTGCTGAACCTGACCGTGCACATGTCGATCCTGGCGTTCTCGACCCCGGTGGCGAGTCGTGAGCTGGTGGTTTGCGCGGTCAAGAAGCTGATCGCTCCTTAG
- a CDS encoding tetratricopeptide repeat protein, whose translation MTTRNDIAGAVHGQVVQAEHIGQVLLNAPGDREYRPMQLPPPPHAFVDRVDVLRSMDRALANQRRGPALFVLSGMAGVGKSAAAAQWAHTNKSRFEGGVLYADLTDFRGHRGVSTSDVISAFLGALGVHAPYIPAIRSERIALFRSRTADAPVLVVLDGADEPAQVRSVVPSAPGSVVVVTSRHRLAGLAIDGAEFIDLSPLNSDDSVSLMTRMVASRRIDADRMAFQQLVRLCAGLPLALRVASAGLAHHRRWPLARLVRHLSDDRERLNRLVVEGEGSSVGEMFDLAYDDLANEVRRLYRVLGLHPGSHFSLELAAVAAGLSATAAEELLESLCAANLLEEVGADRFRFHELIALHARRRADAELAAEERRDVVRRIVDWFALGAAAADAAMLGARWRLAEPDLSGWHVEFDGGAAVSWLETERPNLLAVLRAADAFGWYEVVWRMCDSLWPFFHVRKHYSDWVEAHRLGVAAAQITENPVAEAHLRNRLARAHIEMRDYSPASAQLDEAAVLSDDERVAAVLLESRGLLYRELRRYPEAVDIFRQLVAKQEKAGDDRAFAMQSYQLGDVLVRAQRADQAVPVLVAALTVATRLHNEKSVEAKVRIALGAAYHCLRQYDDARAELESAVRVTHARKEPVKEAQALEELVRVAEARSDRSLFQSSAERLYRLYAEAKNPRSAEVRRWLEADRRAEDEG comes from the coding sequence ATGACCACGCGCAATGACATCGCTGGCGCTGTTCACGGTCAGGTCGTCCAGGCTGAGCACATCGGTCAGGTCTTGCTGAACGCGCCCGGTGACCGGGAATATCGCCCGATGCAGTTGCCTCCTCCGCCACACGCCTTCGTAGATCGGGTCGACGTGTTGCGGTCGATGGACCGGGCACTCGCAAACCAGAGACGTGGACCTGCTCTGTTCGTGTTGAGCGGGATGGCCGGGGTGGGCAAGAGCGCAGCTGCGGCACAGTGGGCGCACACCAACAAAAGCCGGTTCGAAGGTGGCGTGTTGTACGCCGATCTCACCGACTTCCGCGGTCACCGAGGCGTGAGCACGAGCGATGTGATTTCTGCGTTCTTGGGCGCGTTGGGCGTCCATGCGCCGTACATCCCGGCGATCAGGTCTGAGCGCATCGCACTGTTCCGCAGTCGTACGGCGGACGCGCCGGTGCTGGTCGTGCTGGATGGCGCGGACGAGCCGGCGCAGGTGCGTTCAGTGGTGCCGAGCGCACCGGGCAGCGTTGTGGTCGTCACCAGCCGGCACCGGTTGGCGGGCCTCGCCATCGACGGCGCCGAGTTCATCGACCTGTCACCGCTGAACAGCGATGACAGCGTGAGCCTGATGACGAGGATGGTGGCGTCCAGGCGGATCGATGCGGACCGGATGGCGTTCCAGCAGCTCGTCCGACTGTGCGCGGGGCTGCCTTTGGCGCTCCGCGTGGCCAGTGCCGGCCTCGCACATCACCGACGGTGGCCGCTCGCACGACTGGTGCGGCACCTCTCGGACGATCGGGAACGGCTGAACCGGTTGGTCGTCGAAGGGGAGGGCAGTTCGGTGGGAGAGATGTTCGACCTGGCCTACGACGACCTGGCGAACGAGGTGCGACGTCTCTACCGCGTCCTGGGGCTGCACCCCGGTTCCCACTTCTCGCTCGAACTGGCCGCGGTGGCGGCAGGGCTCAGCGCAACGGCCGCCGAGGAGCTGCTGGAGTCGCTGTGCGCCGCCAACCTGTTGGAAGAGGTCGGCGCCGACCGGTTCCGCTTCCACGAGCTGATCGCACTGCACGCCCGGCGCCGGGCTGATGCCGAACTGGCCGCCGAGGAACGACGAGACGTTGTGCGCCGGATCGTCGACTGGTTCGCCCTTGGCGCGGCTGCGGCCGATGCCGCGATGCTGGGGGCGCGGTGGCGGCTGGCGGAACCCGACCTCAGCGGCTGGCACGTCGAGTTCGACGGGGGCGCGGCGGTGTCCTGGCTGGAAACGGAGCGTCCAAACCTGCTCGCAGTGCTGCGGGCGGCCGATGCTTTTGGCTGGTACGAGGTCGTCTGGCGGATGTGCGACTCGTTGTGGCCGTTCTTCCACGTGCGAAAGCACTATTCAGACTGGGTCGAAGCACATCGGCTGGGTGTCGCCGCCGCGCAGATCACTGAGAACCCGGTGGCGGAAGCGCATCTGAGAAATCGTTTGGCGCGCGCACACATCGAAATGCGGGATTATTCACCGGCTTCGGCTCAACTCGACGAAGCTGCCGTGTTGTCGGATGACGAACGTGTCGCCGCGGTGCTGTTGGAGTCGCGCGGCCTTCTGTACCGGGAGCTGCGGCGTTATCCCGAGGCAGTGGACATATTTCGCCAGCTCGTCGCCAAACAGGAGAAAGCAGGGGATGATCGCGCGTTTGCGATGCAGTCCTATCAACTGGGTGATGTGCTGGTGCGGGCGCAGCGCGCCGACCAGGCGGTTCCGGTGCTCGTCGCCGCGTTGACGGTGGCCACCAGGCTGCACAACGAGAAGTCGGTGGAGGCGAAGGTGCGGATCGCGCTGGGCGCTGCGTACCACTGTCTGCGCCAGTACGACGACGCACGCGCTGAACTGGAGTCCGCCGTCCGGGTCACCCACGCCAGGAAGGAGCCGGTCAAGGAGGCGCAGGCGTTGGAGGAGCTCGTCCGCGTCGCCGAGGCCCGAAGTGATCGTTCGCTGTTCCAGTCATCGGCGGAACGCCTCTACCGGCTGTACGCGGAGGCGAAGAACCCTCGCAGCGCCGAAGTTCGGCGGTGGCTCGAAGCTGATCGGCGCGCGGAGGATGAAGGTTGA
- a CDS encoding helix-turn-helix domain-containing protein has translation MTVPENNPVVQQRRLRGELRRAREQAKLTQAQVADDMDWSVSKVIRIETGAVGLSLVDLRALLQLYGVDDRAVVDGLVEMGKASRKRAWWDDFREYIGDTMVKFIGLESSASIIRQNQDELMPGLMQTSDYARAVQQIYGTPADVVEKKTEVRIKRQEILDPGRSAKFFFVIDESVLHRVVGGVAVMREQLLQLKEFSRQPNISIQVLPFSAGMHIGMKLGAFSVLELSGGLQDPVAVTEHPAAGLAIEDKAEQVSDFVEAFLQLEAIARPKEELEARIERAIRDLG, from the coding sequence ATGACCGTGCCGGAGAACAACCCGGTGGTGCAGCAGAGGAGACTGCGCGGAGAGCTACGCAGGGCTCGTGAGCAGGCAAAACTCACTCAAGCGCAAGTCGCTGATGATATGGATTGGTCGGTCTCCAAGGTCATCCGCATCGAGACCGGGGCCGTGGGTCTTTCGCTTGTTGACCTACGGGCCCTGCTCCAGCTCTACGGCGTGGACGACCGTGCGGTGGTCGATGGGCTCGTGGAGATGGGCAAGGCGAGCCGCAAGCGGGCGTGGTGGGACGACTTCCGCGAGTACATCGGCGACACGATGGTCAAGTTCATCGGGTTGGAATCCTCGGCCTCCATCATCCGGCAGAACCAGGACGAACTGATGCCGGGTCTGATGCAGACATCCGACTACGCGCGTGCGGTCCAGCAGATCTATGGCACACCTGCGGATGTCGTCGAGAAGAAGACAGAGGTGAGGATCAAGCGACAAGAAATTCTGGATCCGGGCAGGTCCGCGAAGTTCTTCTTCGTCATTGATGAAAGTGTTCTCCATCGAGTTGTCGGTGGAGTCGCGGTGATGCGTGAGCAGCTGCTGCAGCTCAAAGAATTCAGTCGCCAGCCGAATATCAGCATTCAGGTGCTGCCGTTCTCGGCAGGTATGCACATCGGAATGAAGCTCGGTGCATTCAGCGTGCTCGAGCTCTCGGGAGGTCTGCAGGACCCTGTGGCCGTGACGGAGCATCCGGCTGCGGGCTTGGCAATCGAAGACAAGGCCGAGCAGGTCAGTGACTTCGTCGAAGCGTTCTTGCAGCTGGAAGCGATTGCGCGACCAAAGGAGGAGTTGGAAGCGAGGATTGAGCGGGCGATCCGCGACCTCGGCTGA
- a CDS encoding DUF397 domain-containing protein, with translation MADEKPVWRKSSHSGNHDCVELTFAGGSVWVRNTRDRDGQTLAIPVENWTRFLRQLLGAANR, from the coding sequence ATGGCGGACGAGAAGCCCGTGTGGCGGAAGAGCTCTCACTCCGGTAACCACGACTGCGTCGAGCTGACGTTTGCCGGCGGCTCAGTGTGGGTGAGGAACACGCGTGACCGGGATGGACAAACACTGGCCATCCCGGTCGAAAACTGGACACGTTTTCTCCGCCAACTCCTCGGCGCGGCGAACAGGTGA
- the cobF gene encoding precorrin-6A synthase (deacetylating) yields the protein MRKILVIGIGAGNPDHLTLQAVKALQTVDVFFVLDKGAVKQELVDLRQSILADHVTGPYRVLEGRDPDRDRTPDNYVQTIEAWRRDRADVCAGLLAELADDEVGAFLVWGDPSLYDSTLAILDDLLARGLEFEVEVIPGVTSVAALTAGHRVALNQVGKPVQITTGRRLAEGWPADVDDVAVMLDAKCSFEGVDQDTWIYWGAYLGMPDEILVSGRVGEVAAEIRALREEARARKGWIMDTYLLRRT from the coding sequence GTGCGAAAGATCCTGGTCATCGGCATCGGCGCGGGCAACCCCGACCACCTCACCCTGCAGGCGGTCAAGGCCCTGCAGACGGTCGACGTCTTCTTCGTGCTCGACAAGGGCGCCGTGAAACAGGAGCTCGTCGACCTCCGCCAGTCCATCTTGGCCGACCACGTCACCGGCCCCTACCGCGTCCTCGAGGGCCGCGACCCGGACCGCGACCGCACCCCCGACAACTACGTGCAGACCATCGAGGCCTGGCGCCGCGACCGCGCCGACGTGTGCGCCGGCCTCCTGGCCGAACTGGCCGACGACGAGGTGGGCGCCTTCCTGGTCTGGGGCGACCCGTCCCTGTACGACTCGACCCTCGCCATCCTCGACGACCTCCTCGCCCGCGGCCTGGAGTTCGAGGTCGAGGTCATCCCCGGCGTCACCTCGGTGGCCGCCCTGACCGCGGGCCACCGGGTCGCGTTGAACCAGGTCGGCAAACCGGTGCAGATCACCACTGGCCGCCGCCTCGCCGAGGGCTGGCCCGCGGACGTCGACGACGTGGCCGTGATGCTGGACGCCAAGTGCTCCTTCGAGGGCGTCGACCAGGACACGTGGATCTACTGGGGCGCCTACCTGGGCATGCCGGACGAGATCCTGGTGTCGGGGCGGGTCGGTGAGGTGGCGGCGGAGATCCGGGCGCTGCGCGAGGAAGCCCGTGCGCGCAAGGGGTGGATCATGGACACCTACCTGCTGCGCAGGACCTGA
- a CDS encoding acyl-CoA reductase: MRHFWQGEWIGDEAVTQRLHTLEDRTQQVVSGPRLHPLVVLAAAEALVPRLEEHRAALVACGLDAVEADDALAALRHALSRPELERKLRHELGDLDPARLVRFDFRVPTYEAWVPLGLLAHVTAGSAPATGVLSAVEGLLSGNLNVVTPEDAGFTAGVLAALAAHDPSGQIAARLVVLSPASSSTDWMAAVLGAADAVAVWGDEEAITEVSASVRPGTRVVDWGPKLSFAYLTRELWSDVDTLHALAADVSHLEQQSPSSPQVIYLDTEDARQVFAFAERFASVLELTAPPTREPSQAEWAEITNTVVVTELEEHLGYTKVHRGPHWRVLADVRFAPRTSPLHRTVWVKPLPRKQITSVLRPMRRYLQTVGLAAGRPDTAALARAFVSVGVHRITTPGSMLGGYSGEPHDGVYALQRYSNRVSVQLDDRFTGCAVLDDPAESRRLPPDADPVPADLYFHSGGFPRPPERTAGRPPAPARPRA; the protein is encoded by the coding sequence ATGAGGCACTTCTGGCAGGGCGAGTGGATCGGGGACGAGGCCGTCACCCAGCGCCTGCACACCCTGGAGGACCGCACCCAGCAGGTCGTCTCCGGCCCGCGGCTGCACCCGCTCGTGGTGCTCGCCGCCGCCGAGGCACTGGTCCCGCGGCTGGAGGAGCACCGCGCCGCGCTGGTGGCGTGCGGGCTCGACGCCGTGGAGGCCGACGACGCGCTGGCGGCGCTGCGGCACGCGTTGAGCCGCCCCGAGCTGGAACGCAAGCTCCGGCACGAGCTCGGCGACCTCGACCCGGCCAGGCTGGTGCGCTTCGACTTCCGGGTGCCGACCTACGAGGCTTGGGTGCCGCTCGGCCTGCTCGCCCACGTGACCGCGGGCAGCGCGCCCGCCACCGGTGTGCTGAGCGCCGTCGAAGGCTTGCTGTCGGGCAACCTCAACGTCGTGACGCCCGAGGACGCCGGTTTCACCGCCGGGGTGCTGGCCGCGTTGGCCGCGCACGACCCCTCCGGCCAGATCGCCGCCCGGTTGGTCGTGCTGAGCCCCGCGTCCTCCTCGACCGACTGGATGGCCGCGGTGCTCGGCGCGGCCGACGCCGTGGCCGTCTGGGGTGACGAGGAGGCGATCACCGAGGTCTCCGCGTCGGTGCGACCGGGCACGCGGGTCGTCGACTGGGGCCCCAAGCTGTCGTTCGCCTACCTGACCCGCGAACTCTGGTCCGATGTGGACACCCTGCACGCGCTCGCGGCGGACGTGTCCCACCTGGAACAGCAGTCCCCTTCCAGCCCACAGGTGATCTACCTCGACACCGAGGACGCGCGGCAGGTGTTCGCGTTCGCCGAGCGGTTCGCCTCGGTGCTGGAGCTGACCGCCCCGCCGACCCGCGAACCGTCGCAGGCGGAGTGGGCCGAGATCACGAACACCGTGGTCGTGACCGAACTGGAGGAGCACCTCGGCTACACCAAGGTGCACCGCGGCCCGCACTGGCGCGTGCTCGCGGACGTCCGGTTCGCACCGCGCACCTCGCCGCTGCACCGGACGGTGTGGGTGAAACCGTTGCCTCGCAAGCAGATCACCTCGGTCCTGCGCCCGATGCGGCGCTATCTCCAAACCGTCGGCCTCGCCGCCGGACGCCCCGACACCGCTGCGCTGGCCCGCGCGTTCGTCTCCGTCGGCGTGCACCGGATCACCACGCCCGGCTCCATGCTCGGCGGGTACAGCGGAGAACCGCACGACGGCGTGTACGCGTTGCAGCGCTACAGCAACCGCGTCTCCGTGCAGCTCGACGACCGGTTCACCGGCTGCGCCGTGCTCGACGACCCGGCCGAGTCGCGCCGGCTGCCACCCGACGCCGACCCGGTCCCGGCCGACCTGTACTTCCACAGCGGCGGCTTCCCGCGCCCACCCGAGCGGACGGCCGGCCGGCCCCCCGCACCGGCAAGACCCCGCGCCTGA